AGGATTTAAAATAATTGCAAATTCAAGAGTTTCTCCTGGTCTTAGAACATCATATACATATTTAAAAACAGTTCCTTCGACGCATTCCATCTTTGCATTTGAACTTTCTGGATTCCAATTTCCAAAAGCCTCAGCGGCTCCTACTATGGTAGGTACTAATCCATTTGGATAGTTTATATCATCTAAAACGACATTAATACCTTCATAAAATGTAAACTTTACATTTTGATTTTCTGTGGTTGTATCAAAGGTGCTATTACCTCCAGCATCCACAATTTTAAACCCATGCCAATCCTTTCCATCTACAACCCCTTTATATCCATACGTTTTAGCTTCGGGTATTTCAATAGTTCCCTCCCATACCCCTTCTGATACCGTTGTTAAGAGGTTGGCATCTGGATTCCATCCATTAAAATCTCCTGCAATGGAAACGGAACTTGCCGAAGCTTTTGCTTCTTTGTTAGGTATAATCCCAACGAATAAGCCTACCATCATACTTAAGGTTAGTATCCACGAAATAACTTTTTGTGATTTACCTTTCACTTTCATTTCTCCCTTCTAGATTTAAAATCATGTTACCTTTATATTTAGAAACATCCCTCCCCATTAGATACTTCTTCATCATAAAGAACCATCATAGAAATAGGAGCAATCTCCATATTTTTAGAATTGATTGTTCTTAATGCTTTTGTACCTGCCTTTTTTTCATCAACTACTACGTTCCAACTATCTGTGTTTTCTGGAAGGTTTATTATCCTTTTTTCCTTATTAGCATTGTAAATAACTATAATATTTTTCCATATGTCTTTATTAGAAAAATTTCTAAGTTTAAAGGCGATTATATTATCCTTTGCTTCTATTATCTCAAGGTTTTCTTTAATATGTTTTTTTGTTGTCATTCTAAATGCTGGATGAGCCTTTCTTAAGGCTATTAATCCTTTATGATAGTCAAATACCTTCTTATATTTTGATTTTAACTCCCAACGTATCTTATTGATATCATCGGAACTTTTAAAGCTATTATGATTTCCAAACTTACTTCTTAAAAATTCATCCCCTGCATGGATAAAAGGTATTCCTTGAGAGGTCAAAACTATGCCATGAGCTAGAAGAACTCTTCTTACCCCTTCATTATCTAGCAGCTCTTCTTCTTTAATAAATTCATGGGGTTTTTTATCTTTCTTAGGATCTAACTCCCTATATATATCCGCCACCACTTTATCCCAGATATTAAGGTTGTCATGGGCTGCTACATAATTAATACATTCTGTAGGAGAATTAGCAAAATCATCTATAGCTCCCTTTATTCCTTCTATAACATCCTTTTCCTGATTAACTCCCCCTGTTGCAAATCCTTGATCACGACCGTTTCCATTACCTTTTGGAGAACGAATTGCATTACGAACATTATCATTGAACACAGCAAAACTTTTATCTTTTTGTGTGCCCTTTAGGGTTTGAAGTTCTTTAGGTAGAGGCGTAGGGGCTGCTATCCAAGGTTCACCATAGATTAAGATAGTTGGATCAATTTTATGAAGTTCCTGCGTCAACTGCTCCATGGTGTCTATATCAATAAGTCCCATAAGGTCAAATCTAAATCCATCAATTCCATATTCCTTTACCCAATACTTAACAGAATCTATAATATACTTTCTTACCATAGGTTTTTCTGAGGCTACTTCATTACCACAGAATGAACCGTCAGTGAAATTACCTTCATCATCCATACGATAATAATATTTGGGAACAATCTTATTAAATGGTCCATCCTGTATTTCAAAAGTATGATTATATACCACATCCATAATTACACGAATTCCATTATCATGAAGGGATTGAACCATTTGTTTAAACTCTTTAATGCGAGCTATTGGATCGGTAGGATCAGTAGCATAAGAACCTTCTGGCACATTATAATTTTGAGGGTCATACCCCCAATTGAATTTGGGCTCAGTAGAATTTTTATCATCTACTGCTAATTCATTTACTGTTTTAAAATCATAGGCAGGCAGTAAATGAACATGGGTAATCCCCAATTCTTTTAGATGTTCAATTCCAGTAGATATATCCTTATATCTTGTACCTACCTCTGTAAAGGCCAAAAACTTACCCTTATTTTTCATCCCTGAATTTTCACCTATGGAGAAATCTCTTATGTGAAGTTCATAAATAATTGCATCTGTTGGATTTAGCATAGGAGGCCTTTTATTTGGATTAAAATTTTTTGGATTGGTCTTGTCTAAATCAATAACCACTCCCCGTTGACCATTGGCTGATACTGCCCTAGCATAGGGATCCACGGAATAGTCTATTCTTCCATCTTCATGTTCTACTTTATACATATAGTACCTTTTCTCCAAGTCTTTATTTACAGTAACTACCCATACTCCATCCACATCTTGTTTCATATCTATTTGATTGTCACTGGTATGGTCTTCTATAAGTCCTAGATTGTTGTATTTTCCCGGACCATCATATAGGCATAAAGTTACCTTTTTAGCAGTAGGTGCCCATACTTTAAAAGTAGAATACTTTAAGTTATAGATTACTCCTAGATCTTCTCCGGCATAATAATTCATCTTATCCCCCCCAAGGAAGTCTATTTTTAAAATATGT
This genomic window from Candidatus Epulonipiscium sp. contains:
- the pulA gene encoding type I pullulanase, with the protein product MNYYAGEDLGVIYNLKYSTFKVWAPTAKKVTLCLYDGPGKYNNLGLIEDHTSDNQIDMKQDVDGVWVVTVNKDLEKRYYMYKVEHEDGRIDYSVDPYARAVSANGQRGVVIDLDKTNPKNFNPNKRPPMLNPTDAIIYELHIRDFSIGENSGMKNKGKFLAFTEVGTRYKDISTGIEHLKELGITHVHLLPAYDFKTVNELAVDDKNSTEPKFNWGYDPQNYNVPEGSYATDPTDPIARIKEFKQMVQSLHDNGIRVIMDVVYNHTFEIQDGPFNKIVPKYYYRMDDEGNFTDGSFCGNEVASEKPMVRKYIIDSVKYWVKEYGIDGFRFDLMGLIDIDTMEQLTQELHKIDPTILIYGEPWIAAPTPLPKELQTLKGTQKDKSFAVFNDNVRNAIRSPKGNGNGRDQGFATGGVNQEKDVIEGIKGAIDDFANSPTECINYVAAHDNLNIWDKVVADIYRELDPKKDKKPHEFIKEEELLDNEGVRRVLLAHGIVLTSQGIPFIHAGDEFLRSKFGNHNSFKSSDDINKIRWELKSKYKKVFDYHKGLIALRKAHPAFRMTTKKHIKENLEIIEAKDNIIAFKLRNFSNKDIWKNIIVIYNANKEKRIINLPENTDSWNVVVDEKKAGTKALRTINSKNMEIAPISMMVLYDEEVSNGEGCF